In Lysobacter lycopersici, a genomic segment contains:
- a CDS encoding multidrug efflux RND transporter permease subunit — MSRYFIEHPVFAWVIAILIAIAGGLAIRSLGIESYPNIAPTQVGVNANYPGASAETTERAVTQIIEQQLTGIDNLDYFSSSSGSNGGSSINITFKPGTDPDIAQMQVQNKVSQATPRLPTDVVQQGVTVAKANSGFLLVVALKSSNPAIGKDELSDLLASRVLDQIARVPGVGSTQLFGGEYAMNIWLNPDKLRAYGLSASQVLAAVRGQNVQFSAGQVGSEPSPDTQMFTATVSAEGRFSTPQEFEGILLRTDANGAAVRLKDVARVELGGSAHSFDLKWSGQPAAGFAVQLAPGANALAVAAAVKERMNELAPSFPEGVQWFSPYDSSDFVRLSVEEVVKTLAEAVVLVFLVMLLFLQNIRATLIPTLVIPVALLGTFLGMYLIGFTINQLSLFGMVLAIGIVVDDAIVVIENVERIMTEEGLSPKEATRKAMHQISGAVIAITIVLAAVFVPSALQAGSAGAVYKQFALTIAMAMVFSAFLALGFTPALCANLLKPTAHHDSRNPIFRAFNRLYDRLGKTYVGHITGAVRHAPRWMAVFAALALLCGFLFWKMPGSFLPEEDQGYALAIVQLPPGATLRRTDAVFEQVRAAIEKQDGYEGMMQVAGFSFVGQGENVGMAFIKLKPWSERKTTASEFIQKANMALFGIRDAQIFVINLPTVNGLGQFGGFDMYLQDRSGAGRDALAGAMGTLLGKAAQDKSLMGVRPNSLAPSPQLKLDVDRVQAQSMGLSVGDIYSAIQLMLAPVYVNDFVQGGRVKRVTMQADAAYRTGPESLDHFYTPAQTTDADGVPTMIPLSNVVHSQWTVAEPTLTRYNGFAAVEIVGQQAAGYSSGQAMNAMQKIVDTDLPPGFGYDWAGQSHQELLSAGQTTLLMVLSIVVVFLCLAALYESWSVPVSVLLVVPIGILGAVLLSMLRGLPNDIYFKIGLITVIGLAAKNAILIVEFAIQERNAGKPLGQAVVEAAKLRLRPILMTSLAFIMGVTPLAISSGAGANARHAIGTGVIGGMLAATFLGLLFIPVFYTTVRKLLGDKLDAPPAGEHRESTL, encoded by the coding sequence ATGTCCCGTTACTTCATCGAACACCCGGTCTTCGCCTGGGTGATCGCGATCCTGATCGCGATCGCCGGCGGCCTTGCGATTCGCAGCCTCGGCATCGAGTCCTATCCCAACATCGCGCCGACCCAGGTCGGGGTGAACGCGAATTATCCCGGCGCCAGCGCCGAGACCACCGAACGCGCGGTGACGCAGATCATCGAGCAGCAGCTCACCGGCATCGACAACCTCGACTACTTCAGTTCCTCGTCGGGCTCGAACGGCGGCAGCTCGATCAACATCACCTTCAAGCCCGGCACCGATCCCGACATCGCGCAGATGCAGGTGCAGAACAAGGTGTCGCAGGCGACCCCGCGCCTGCCCACCGACGTGGTGCAGCAGGGCGTCACGGTGGCGAAGGCGAACTCCGGCTTCCTGTTGGTGGTCGCGCTGAAGTCGTCGAACCCGGCGATCGGCAAGGACGAACTGTCCGACCTGCTCGCCTCGCGCGTGCTCGACCAGATCGCGCGCGTGCCCGGCGTCGGCAGCACCCAGCTGTTCGGCGGCGAATATGCGATGAACATCTGGCTCAACCCGGACAAGCTGCGCGCGTACGGCCTGTCCGCCTCGCAGGTGCTGGCCGCGGTGCGTGGGCAGAACGTGCAGTTCTCGGCCGGCCAGGTCGGTAGCGAACCATCGCCCGACACGCAGATGTTCACCGCGACCGTGTCCGCGGAAGGACGCTTCTCCACGCCGCAGGAATTCGAAGGGATCCTGCTGCGCACCGACGCCAACGGCGCCGCGGTGCGGCTCAAGGACGTGGCGCGGGTCGAGCTCGGCGGTTCCGCGCACAGCTTCGACCTGAAGTGGAGCGGGCAGCCGGCGGCGGGCTTCGCGGTGCAGCTCGCGCCGGGCGCGAACGCGCTGGCGGTGGCGGCGGCGGTGAAGGAGCGGATGAACGAACTGGCGCCGAGTTTCCCCGAGGGCGTGCAGTGGTTCTCGCCTTACGACAGTTCCGACTTCGTACGGTTGTCGGTCGAGGAAGTGGTGAAGACCCTCGCCGAGGCGGTGGTGCTGGTGTTCCTGGTGATGCTGCTGTTCCTGCAGAACATCCGCGCGACGCTGATCCCGACGCTGGTGATCCCGGTGGCGCTGCTGGGCACCTTCCTCGGCATGTACCTCATCGGCTTCACCATCAACCAGTTGTCGCTGTTCGGCATGGTGCTGGCGATCGGCATCGTGGTCGACGACGCGATCGTGGTGATCGAGAACGTCGAACGCATCATGACCGAGGAAGGCCTGTCGCCGAAGGAAGCCACGCGCAAGGCCATGCACCAGATCAGCGGCGCGGTGATCGCGATCACGATTGTTTTGGCCGCGGTGTTCGTGCCCAGCGCGCTGCAGGCCGGCAGCGCCGGCGCGGTGTACAAGCAGTTCGCGCTGACGATCGCGATGGCGATGGTGTTCTCCGCGTTCCTCGCCCTCGGCTTCACCCCGGCGCTGTGCGCGAACCTGCTCAAGCCGACCGCGCACCACGACAGCCGCAACCCGATCTTCCGCGCGTTCAACCGCCTCTACGACCGGCTCGGCAAGACCTACGTCGGCCACATCACCGGCGCGGTGCGGCATGCGCCGCGCTGGATGGCGGTGTTCGCGGCGCTGGCGCTGCTGTGCGGCTTCCTGTTCTGGAAGATGCCCGGCAGCTTCCTGCCCGAGGAAGACCAGGGCTATGCGCTGGCCATCGTGCAGCTGCCGCCGGGCGCAACCTTGCGCCGCACCGACGCGGTGTTCGAGCAGGTGCGCGCGGCCATCGAGAAGCAGGATGGCTACGAAGGCATGATGCAGGTGGCCGGCTTCAGCTTCGTCGGCCAGGGCGAGAACGTCGGCATGGCGTTCATCAAGCTCAAGCCGTGGAGCGAACGCAAGACCACCGCCAGCGAGTTCATCCAGAAGGCGAACATGGCGCTGTTCGGCATCCGCGACGCGCAGATCTTCGTCATCAATCTGCCGACGGTGAACGGCCTCGGCCAGTTCGGTGGCTTCGACATGTACCTGCAGGATCGCAGCGGCGCCGGCCGCGATGCGCTTGCTGGTGCGATGGGCACGCTGCTCGGCAAGGCCGCGCAGGACAAGTCGCTGATGGGCGTGCGCCCGAACTCGCTCGCGCCGTCGCCGCAGCTCAAGCTCGACGTCGACCGCGTGCAGGCGCAGTCGATGGGCCTGTCGGTCGGCGACATCTACAGCGCGATCCAGTTGATGCTGGCGCCGGTGTACGTCAACGACTTCGTGCAGGGCGGCCGGGTGAAGCGGGTGACGATGCAGGCCGATGCGGCCTACCGCACCGGCCCGGAATCGCTCGACCACTTTTACACGCCGGCGCAGACCACCGACGCCGACGGCGTGCCGACGATGATCCCGCTGTCGAACGTCGTGCATTCGCAATGGACGGTCGCCGAACCGACGCTCACCCGTTACAACGGTTTCGCGGCGGTGGAAATCGTCGGCCAGCAGGCGGCGGGCTACAGCTCCGGCCAGGCGATGAACGCGATGCAGAAGATCGTCGACACCGACCTGCCGCCGGGCTTCGGCTACGACTGGGCCGGGCAATCGCACCAGGAATTGCTGTCGGCCGGGCAGACCACGCTGCTGATGGTGCTGTCGATCGTGGTCGTGTTCCTGTGCCTTGCCGCGCTGTACGAAAGCTGGTCGGTGCCGGTGTCGGTGTTGCTGGTGGTGCCGATCGGCATCCTCGGCGCGGTGCTGCTGTCGATGCTGCGCGGCCTGCCGAACGACATCTACTTCAAGATCGGCCTGATCACCGTCATCGGTCTCGCGGCGAAGAACGCGATCCTGATCGTCGAATTCGCGATCCAGGAACGCAATGCCGGCAAGCCGCTGGGGCAGGCGGTGGTCGAGGCGGCGAAGCTGCGCTTGCGCCCGATCCTGATGACCTCGCTCGCGTTCATCATGGGCGTGACGCCGCTGGCGATTTCCAGCGGTGCCGGCGCCAACGCGCGCCACGCCATCGGTACCGGCGTGATCGGCGGCATGCTCGCCGCGACCTTCCTCGGCCTGCTGTTCATCCCGGTGTTCTACACCACCGTGCGCAAGCTGCTGGGCGACAAGCTCGACGCGCCGCCCGCGGGCGAACACCGCGAATCGACGCTTTGA
- a CDS encoding efflux RND transporter periplasmic adaptor subunit: protein MRRPSPLLSVLALSLMVVAGCSKQGADGQGGQMPPPEVGVQTLQPATIPLQRDLVGRLSAFRSADVRARVPGVLQRRVYEEGSDVRKGEVLFLIDPAPLQAALGQAKASQATAQANYANAKSAADRARKLIGQKFISQSDYDNAIAAERSAAAALQAGRAAVDAAEINLGYATVRSPIDGRAGRQQVTEGALVGQGDATLLTTVDQIDPLYVDFSASADELAAARRASDGSGSREVQVTLPDGSVYSHPGTLDFTADVVDPSTGAVALRARLPNPEHQLLPGTFVKLRATLSEQREAYRIPQTAVQRDAQGAYVFVVDQAGKAQRKNIDATQLDGSDWIVSSGVSPGDRVIVSGVQRVMQPGQPVTAKPVEAAKPDAAQAAPATAPKQG from the coding sequence ATGCGTCGTCCGTCCCCGCTTCTGTCCGTTTTGGCGCTGTCCCTGATGGTGGTCGCGGGGTGTTCGAAGCAAGGGGCCGACGGCCAGGGCGGACAGATGCCGCCGCCGGAAGTCGGGGTCCAGACCCTGCAGCCGGCCACCATCCCGCTGCAGCGCGACCTGGTCGGGCGCCTGTCCGCCTTCCGCAGCGCCGATGTCCGCGCCCGCGTGCCGGGCGTGCTCCAGCGTCGCGTCTACGAGGAAGGCAGCGACGTGCGCAAGGGCGAGGTGCTGTTCCTGATCGATCCCGCGCCGCTGCAGGCCGCGCTCGGACAGGCCAAGGCCTCGCAAGCCACGGCCCAGGCCAACTACGCCAATGCCAAATCCGCGGCCGATCGCGCGCGCAAGTTGATCGGGCAGAAGTTCATTTCGCAATCGGATTACGACAACGCCATCGCCGCCGAGCGCAGCGCCGCCGCCGCGTTGCAGGCCGGCCGTGCCGCGGTCGATGCGGCCGAAATCAACCTCGGTTACGCCACGGTGCGTTCGCCCATCGACGGCCGCGCCGGGCGCCAGCAGGTGACCGAGGGCGCGCTGGTCGGGCAGGGCGACGCGACCTTGCTCACCACCGTCGACCAGATCGATCCGCTGTACGTCGATTTCTCGGCCAGCGCCGACGAACTGGCGGCCGCGCGCCGCGCCAGCGACGGCAGCGGCAGCCGCGAAGTGCAGGTGACCCTGCCCGACGGCAGCGTGTATTCGCACCCGGGCACGCTCGACTTCACCGCCGACGTGGTCGATCCGTCCACCGGCGCGGTGGCGTTGCGCGCGCGCCTGCCCAATCCCGAGCACCAGTTGCTGCCGGGCACCTTCGTCAAGTTGCGCGCCACGCTCAGCGAACAGCGCGAGGCCTATCGCATCCCGCAGACCGCGGTGCAGCGCGATGCACAGGGCGCCTACGTGTTCGTGGTGGACCAGGCCGGCAAGGCGCAGCGCAAGAACATCGACGCGACCCAGCTCGACGGCAGCGACTGGATCGTGAGCAGCGGCGTTTCCCCCGGCGACCGCGTGATCGTGTCCGGCGTGCAGCGGGTGATGCAGCCGGGCCAGCCGGTCACGGCCAAGCCGGTCGAAGCGGCGAAACCCGATGCCGCGCAAGCCGCCCCCGCGACCGCGCCGAAGCAGGGCTGA
- the bioD gene encoding dethiobiotin synthase, protein MHGFYVSGTDTGIGKTHSSAALLHSLRARGMRAVGMKPVASGCERIDGAWKNEDALALIEASDPRPIYADCNPFALPLPLAPELAARDAGVEVELQSILDAHARLAASADVVVVEGVGGWAAPLSAELMQADLVRALGLPVVLVVGLRLGCLNHALLSARAIAADGCRLVGWIANAIDPDMDAVEDNIAMLATRLQAPCWGRLPFDPAADAATSSRSLQVPA, encoded by the coding sequence ATGCACGGCTTCTACGTCAGCGGCACCGATACCGGCATCGGCAAGACGCATTCCAGCGCGGCGTTGCTGCATTCCTTGCGTGCGCGCGGCATGCGTGCGGTCGGGATGAAACCCGTGGCCAGTGGCTGCGAACGCATCGATGGCGCATGGAAGAACGAAGATGCGCTCGCGCTGATCGAAGCCAGCGATCCGCGCCCGATCTACGCGGATTGCAATCCGTTCGCGCTGCCCTTGCCGCTGGCGCCGGAACTCGCCGCGCGCGACGCCGGCGTCGAAGTCGAATTGCAGTCGATCCTCGATGCACATGCGCGACTCGCCGCGTCCGCCGATGTGGTCGTCGTCGAAGGCGTGGGCGGTTGGGCCGCGCCTTTGTCCGCGGAACTGATGCAGGCGGACCTGGTGCGCGCGCTCGGCCTGCCGGTGGTGCTTGTCGTCGGCCTGCGCCTGGGCTGCCTCAACCACGCGCTGCTCAGCGCGCGCGCCATCGCCGCCGATGGTTGCCGCCTGGTCGGATGGATCGCCAACGCGATCGACCCCGATATGGACGCGGTCGAAGACAACATCGCCATGCTCGCCACGCGCCTGCAGGCGCCATGCTGGGGTCGGCTGCCGTTCGATCCCGCGGCCGATGCCGCCACGTCCTCGCGTTCGCTCCAGGTCCCGGCCTGA
- a CDS encoding GAF domain-containing protein, which produces MSFSAIELTGSKPEQYAQLLEQARALLHGERDRIANAANLSALVYHALPDLNWVGFYFFDGTELVVGPFQGLPACVRIPLDKGVCGAAARSRRTQRVEDVNAFPGHIACDSASNSELVVPLASADGGLLGVFDLDSPRLARFDADDQAGLEAIANAFLQASA; this is translated from the coding sequence ATGAGCTTTTCCGCCATCGAACTGACCGGGAGCAAGCCGGAGCAATACGCGCAGCTGCTGGAGCAGGCGCGCGCGCTGCTGCATGGCGAACGCGACCGCATCGCCAACGCCGCCAATCTTTCCGCGCTGGTCTACCACGCGTTGCCCGACCTCAACTGGGTCGGCTTCTATTTCTTCGATGGAACCGAACTCGTCGTCGGGCCGTTCCAGGGGCTGCCGGCCTGCGTGCGCATTCCGCTCGACAAGGGCGTCTGCGGCGCGGCCGCGCGCAGCCGGCGAACCCAGCGGGTCGAGGACGTGAACGCCTTCCCGGGGCACATCGCCTGCGATTCGGCCAGCAACTCCGAGCTGGTGGTCCCGCTGGCCTCGGCCGACGGCGGCCTGCTCGGGGTGTTCGACCTCGACAGCCCCAGGCTCGCGCGCTTCGACGCCGACGACCAGGCTGGCCTCGAGGCCATCGCGAATGCGTTTCTACAGGCATCGGCCTGA
- a CDS encoding TfoX/Sxy family protein, which translates to MPAATPKLRNIGPKSAAWLRQVGLRTEADLVAVGPVEAFMRVRRAGFKPTMNLLYALEGALCDCHWQDVPEPRRLQLAQQAEAAIALLPPPRHRPAAAPVTTTTPMHDEPAFDLAGVDDEPQGERDD; encoded by the coding sequence ATGCCCGCCGCCACGCCCAAGCTCCGCAACATCGGCCCCAAGTCCGCGGCATGGCTGCGGCAAGTGGGCCTGCGCACCGAAGCCGACCTGGTCGCGGTCGGCCCGGTCGAGGCTTTCATGCGCGTGCGCCGCGCCGGCTTCAAGCCAACCATGAACCTGCTGTACGCGCTGGAAGGCGCGCTGTGCGACTGCCACTGGCAGGACGTGCCGGAACCGCGCCGGCTGCAACTCGCGCAGCAAGCGGAAGCGGCGATCGCGTTGCTGCCCCCGCCGCGACACCGCCCGGCCGCGGCGCCGGTGACGACGACCACGCCCATGCACGACGAGCCCGCGTTCGATCTCGCCGGCGTCGACGACGAACCGCAAGGCGAGCGCGACGACTGA